One stretch of Burkholderiales bacterium DNA includes these proteins:
- the gatC gene encoding Asp-tRNA(Asn)/Glu-tRNA(Gln) amidotransferase subunit GatC, with protein MPVFLSDIKRVAELARIEIDDREAAAMLDHLAGIFSLIEQMQAVDASGIQPMAHARDMVARLRDDIATEPDQRTLFQTVAPQVEAGLYLVPKVIE; from the coding sequence ATGCCTGTTTTTCTGAGCGATATTAAACGCGTCGCCGAGCTTGCGCGCATCGAAATCGATGACCGCGAAGCCGCGGCCATGCTCGACCACTTGGCCGGCATTTTTTCCCTGATCGAGCAAATGCAGGCAGTCGATGCGAGCGGTATCCAGCCGATGGCGCACGCCCGCGACATGGTCGCTCGCCTGCGCGACGACATTGCGACCGAACCTGACCAGCGCACGCTGTTTCAAACGGTCGCCCCGCAAGTTGAAGCGGGACTGTATCTCGTGCCCAAAGTCATCGAATAG
- the gatA gene encoding Asp-tRNA(Asn)/Glu-tRNA(Gln) amidotransferase subunit GatA: protein MQSSASSRVHELGLRQLSGLLHAKKISCIELTSEFLNRIKTLNPRYNAFITVDHKASLVQAAEADALFASGRAQMLTGIPLAQKDIFCTQGWLTTCGSKMLANFVSPYDAHVVERFKQLGMVSLGKTNMDEFAMGSSNETSFFGAVKNPWDAAYVPGGSSGGSACAVAARMCPAATGTDTGGSIRQPAALCGISGLKPTYGVVSRYGMIAFASSLDQGGPMAKSADDLALLLNAMAGFDARDSTSIERPAEDYARDLNQPIAGLRIGLPREYFSDGVDADVARAIDLAIAEYRKLGCETVDLSLPNTKLSIPVYYVLAPAEASSNLSRFDGVRYGYRAPQYGNLDDMYRKTRAQGFGAEVKRRILIGAYVLSHGYYDAYYFQAQKLRRLIAQDFADAFQKCDVIMGPTTPSTAFRLGEKSGDPVQMYLSDIYTIAANLAGLPGMSIPAGFGDGGRPVGLQIIGDYFSEAKMLNVAHQYQQATDWHLRVPEDSVALASKIPPNIPLPQAGGGLGWGRL from the coding sequence ATGCAAAGTTCTGCCTCTTCCCGCGTTCATGAACTCGGTTTGCGTCAACTTTCCGGCCTGCTGCACGCCAAAAAAATCTCCTGTATCGAGCTGACGTCCGAGTTTCTGAACCGCATCAAGACGCTGAATCCACGCTACAACGCTTTCATTACGGTCGATCACAAAGCAAGTCTCGTGCAAGCCGCCGAAGCCGATGCTTTATTCGCCTCCGGACGAGCGCAAATGCTGACCGGAATCCCGCTCGCGCAGAAGGATATCTTTTGCACGCAGGGCTGGTTGACGACGTGCGGCTCGAAGATGCTGGCGAACTTCGTTTCGCCGTACGACGCGCATGTCGTCGAACGTTTCAAGCAACTTGGCATGGTCAGTCTGGGCAAAACCAATATGGACGAATTCGCCATGGGCTCGAGCAACGAGACCTCGTTTTTCGGTGCCGTCAAGAACCCGTGGGATGCGGCGTATGTGCCGGGCGGAAGCTCGGGAGGTTCGGCGTGCGCGGTCGCTGCGCGCATGTGCCCAGCAGCGACCGGAACTGACACTGGCGGTTCAATCCGGCAACCCGCGGCGCTGTGCGGCATCTCCGGGCTCAAACCGACCTACGGCGTGGTTTCGCGCTACGGCATGATCGCGTTCGCCTCCAGCCTCGATCAAGGCGGGCCGATGGCAAAAAGCGCGGACGACCTGGCATTGCTGCTGAACGCGATGGCAGGCTTCGATGCACGCGATTCGACAAGCATCGAGCGCCCGGCGGAAGATTACGCGCGCGATCTGAACCAGCCGATTGCCGGTCTGAGAATCGGCTTGCCGCGCGAATATTTTTCCGATGGCGTCGACGCCGATGTGGCGCGCGCGATCGATCTGGCGATCGCCGAATACCGCAAGCTCGGCTGCGAAACCGTGGATCTGAGCCTGCCGAATACCAAGCTTTCGATCCCGGTTTATTACGTGCTCGCGCCGGCTGAGGCGTCGAGCAATCTGTCGCGATTCGACGGCGTTCGCTACGGCTATCGGGCGCCGCAGTACGGCAATCTGGACGACATGTATCGCAAGACGCGCGCTCAGGGCTTCGGCGCCGAAGTCAAACGCCGCATCCTGATCGGCGCCTACGTACTATCGCACGGCTATTACGACGCCTACTATTTTCAGGCGCAGAAGCTGCGCCGCCTGATCGCGCAGGATTTTGCCGACGCATTCCAGAAGTGCGATGTGATCATGGGGCCGACGACGCCGAGCACCGCGTTCAGGCTCGGCGAAAAAAGCGGCGATCCGGTGCAGATGTATTTGTCCGACATCTACACGATCGCCGCCAATCTTGCCGGCCTCCCCGGCATGTCGATTCCGGCCGGCTTCGGCGACGGCGGTCGGCCGGTCGGCCTGCAGATCATCGGCGATTATTTCAGCGAGGCAAAGATGCTAAACGTCGCGCACCAGTATCAGCAGGCGACGGATTGGCACCTGCGCGTGCCCGAGGATAGCGTAGCCTTGGCATCAAAAATACCCCCGAATATCCCCCTCCCCCAAGCGGGGGGAGGGCTAGGGTGGGGGCGGTTGTAA